A section of the Acomys russatus chromosome 10, mAcoRus1.1, whole genome shotgun sequence genome encodes:
- the LOC127194831 gene encoding amiloride-sensitive amine oxidase [copper-containing] isoform X2 — protein MAGPAFAMRTPYETSRVFEDLSAQEIKAVHSFLMNRKELGLQLAKKLTLAKNSVFLIEMLLPKKKHVLKFLDDGSKSPIREARAIIFFGAQEHPNVTEYAVGPLPLPSYIRTLSPRPGHHLSWSSRPISTAEYDLLYRTLKTATKPLHQFFLDTTGFSFLGCDTRCLTFTDVAPRGVESGQRRSWLIMQRDVEGYFLHPTGLEILVDHGNMDAQDWRVEQLWYNGKFYNSPEELARKYANGEVDAVVLEDPLPEGAEQPPLFSSYKPRGEFSTPITTSGPHVVQPSGPRYKLEGNTVLYGGWRFSYRLRSSSGLQIFNVLFGGERVAYEVSVQEAVALYGGHTPAGMQTKYIDVGWGLGSVTHELAPGIDCPETATFLDAFHYYDSDGPVRYPHALCLFEMPTGVPLRRHFNSNFKGGFNFYGGLKGYVLVLRTTSTVYNYDYIWDFIFYSNGVMESKMYATGYVHATFYTPEGLRRGTRLQTHLLGNIHTHLVHYRVDLDVAGTKNSFMTLKTKLENITNPWSPAHSLIQPTLEQTQYSWEHQAAFRFGQTLPKYLLFSSPQKNRWGHRRSYRLQIHSMAEQVLPPGWQEERAVTWARKGLEGSPGAQGHPTAPLCRYPLAVTKYRESERYSSSLYNQNDPWDPPVVFEEFLRNNENIDEEDLVAWVTVGFLHIPHSEDVPNTATPGNSVGFLIRPFNFFSEDPSLASRDTVVVWPQDKGRNQVQRWIPEDRHCLTSPPFSYNGTYKLV, from the exons ATGGCAGGCCCAGCATTTGCCATGAGGACTCCTTATGAGACATCTAGGGTGTTTGAGGACCTGAGCGCCCAGGAGATAAAGGCGGTGCACAGCTTCCTGATGAACAGgaaggagctggggctgcagctggcCAAGAAATTGACTTTGGCCAAGAACTCCGTGTTTCTCATTGAGATGCTGCTTCCCAAGAAAAAGCACGTGCTGAAATTTCTAGATGACGGAAGCAAAAGCCCCATCCGGGAAGCCAGAGCCATCATCTTCTTCGGCGCCCAAGAACACCCCAATGTCACTGAGTATGCAGTGGGGCCACTACCGCTGCCCTCTTACATTCGAACCCTCTCACCCAGGCCAGGGCACCATCTGTCCTGGTCGTCCAGACCCATCTCCACGGCGGAGTATGACCTCTTGTACCGCACGCTGAAGACAGCCACCAAGCCCCTGCACCAGTTTTTCCTTGATACCACCGGCTTCTCGTTCCTGGGCTGTGATACCCGGTGCTTGACTTTTACTGATGTGGCCCCTCGTGGTGTAGAGTCTGGTCAGCGAAGAAGCTGGCTTATCATGCAGCGCGACGTGGAAGGCTACTTCCTACACCCAACAGGGCTGGAGATCCTAGTGGATCATGGGAACATGGATGCCCAGGACTGGCGAGTGGAGCAGCTTTGGTACAACGGCAAGTTCTACAACAGCCCGGAGGAACTGGCACGGAAATATGCAAACGGAGAAGTGGACGCAGTGGTCCTCGAGGACCCGCTGCCTGAAGGGGCAGAGCAGCCTCCACTCTTCTCTTCCTACAAACCCCGGGGGGAATTCTCCACCCCCATCACTACTTCCGGCCCCCACGTTGTCCAGCCCAGTGGACCCCGGTACAAGCTGGAGGGCAACACTGTGCTCTACGGAGGCTGGCGCTTCTCTTACCGACTGAGatcctcttctgggctgcagatCTTTAATGTGCTCTTTGGAGGTGAGCGCGTTGCCTACGAGGTCAGCGTGCAGGAGGCTGTGGCACTCTACGGAGGACACACACCTGCGGGCATGCAGACTAAGTATATTGATGTTGGCTGGGGCCTGGGTAGCGTCACTCACGAGCTGGCTCCTGGCATCGACTGCCCAGAGACTGCTACTTTCCTGGATGCCTTCCACTATTACGACAGTGATGGCCCTGTCCGTTATCCACatgctctctgcctctttgagatGCCCACAGGGGTGCCGCTTAGGCGTCACTTTAACTCAAACTTTAAAGGTGGCTTCAACTTCTATGGGGGTTTGAAGGGGTATGTGCTGGTGCTACGGACAACGTCAACCGTCTACAATTATGATTACATCTGGGATTTCATCTTCTACTCTAACGGTGTGATGGAGAGCAAGATGTATGCCACTGGTTATGTCCATGCGACCTTCTACACCCCTGAGGGGCTGCGCCGTGGCACTCGCCTACAAACCCATCTGCTTGGCAACATCCACACCCACCTAGTGCACTACCGTGTTGACCTGGATGTGGCAG GCACCAAGAACAGCTTCATGACACTGAAGACAAAGCTGGAAAACATCACGAATCCCTGGAGCCCAGCTCACTCCCTCATCCAGCCCACCCTCGAGCAGACCCAGTACTCCTGGGAGCACCAGGCTGCATTCCGCTTTGGACAGACTCTTCCCAAGTACCTGCTCTTTAGCAGCCCCCAAAAGAACCGTTGGGGCCACAGGCGCAGCTACCGCCTGCAGATCCACTCTATGGCTGAGCAGGTGCTGCCACCAGGCTGGCAGGAGGAGCGGGCTGTCACTTGGGCCAG GAAGGGACTTGAAGGCAGCCCCGGTGCTCAGGGACACCCAACTGCTCCTCTCTGCAGGTACCCCCTGGCTGTGACGAAGTATCGGGAATCTGAGCGTTACAGCAGCAGCCTCTACAACCAGAACGACCCCTGGGATCCGCCTGTGGTCTTCGAGGAGTTCCTTCGGAACAACGAGAACATTGACGAGGAG GATCTGGTGGCCTGGGTGACAGTGGGCTTCCTGCACATCCCCCACTCAGAGGATGTTCCCAACACAGCCACCCCTGGGAACTCTGTGGGCTTCCTGATCCGGCCTTTCAACTTCTTCTCAGAGGACCCATCCCTGGCATCTAGAGACACTGTGGTAGTGTGGCCCCAGGACAAAGGCCGCAACCAAGTCCAGCGCTGGATCCCCGAAGACAGGCACTGTTTGACATCTCCTCCTTTCAGCTACAATGGAACCTACAAGCTTGTGTGA
- the LOC127194831 gene encoding amiloride-sensitive amine oxidase [copper-containing] isoform X1 has translation MRLSQMRVAFGWAAVTLLLQMAGPAFAMRTPYETSRVFEDLSAQEIKAVHSFLMNRKELGLQLAKKLTLAKNSVFLIEMLLPKKKHVLKFLDDGSKSPIREARAIIFFGAQEHPNVTEYAVGPLPLPSYIRTLSPRPGHHLSWSSRPISTAEYDLLYRTLKTATKPLHQFFLDTTGFSFLGCDTRCLTFTDVAPRGVESGQRRSWLIMQRDVEGYFLHPTGLEILVDHGNMDAQDWRVEQLWYNGKFYNSPEELARKYANGEVDAVVLEDPLPEGAEQPPLFSSYKPRGEFSTPITTSGPHVVQPSGPRYKLEGNTVLYGGWRFSYRLRSSSGLQIFNVLFGGERVAYEVSVQEAVALYGGHTPAGMQTKYIDVGWGLGSVTHELAPGIDCPETATFLDAFHYYDSDGPVRYPHALCLFEMPTGVPLRRHFNSNFKGGFNFYGGLKGYVLVLRTTSTVYNYDYIWDFIFYSNGVMESKMYATGYVHATFYTPEGLRRGTRLQTHLLGNIHTHLVHYRVDLDVAGTKNSFMTLKTKLENITNPWSPAHSLIQPTLEQTQYSWEHQAAFRFGQTLPKYLLFSSPQKNRWGHRRSYRLQIHSMAEQVLPPGWQEERAVTWARYPLAVTKYRESERYSSSLYNQNDPWDPPVVFEEFLRNNENIDEEDLVAWVTVGFLHIPHSEDVPNTATPGNSVGFLIRPFNFFSEDPSLASRDTVVVWPQDKGRNQVQRWIPEDRHCLTSPPFSYNGTYKLV, from the exons ATGAGGCTGTCACAAATGAGGGTGGCCTTTGGCTGGGCAGCTGTCACACTGCTTCTGCAGATGGCAGGCCCAGCATTTGCCATGAGGACTCCTTATGAGACATCTAGGGTGTTTGAGGACCTGAGCGCCCAGGAGATAAAGGCGGTGCACAGCTTCCTGATGAACAGgaaggagctggggctgcagctggcCAAGAAATTGACTTTGGCCAAGAACTCCGTGTTTCTCATTGAGATGCTGCTTCCCAAGAAAAAGCACGTGCTGAAATTTCTAGATGACGGAAGCAAAAGCCCCATCCGGGAAGCCAGAGCCATCATCTTCTTCGGCGCCCAAGAACACCCCAATGTCACTGAGTATGCAGTGGGGCCACTACCGCTGCCCTCTTACATTCGAACCCTCTCACCCAGGCCAGGGCACCATCTGTCCTGGTCGTCCAGACCCATCTCCACGGCGGAGTATGACCTCTTGTACCGCACGCTGAAGACAGCCACCAAGCCCCTGCACCAGTTTTTCCTTGATACCACCGGCTTCTCGTTCCTGGGCTGTGATACCCGGTGCTTGACTTTTACTGATGTGGCCCCTCGTGGTGTAGAGTCTGGTCAGCGAAGAAGCTGGCTTATCATGCAGCGCGACGTGGAAGGCTACTTCCTACACCCAACAGGGCTGGAGATCCTAGTGGATCATGGGAACATGGATGCCCAGGACTGGCGAGTGGAGCAGCTTTGGTACAACGGCAAGTTCTACAACAGCCCGGAGGAACTGGCACGGAAATATGCAAACGGAGAAGTGGACGCAGTGGTCCTCGAGGACCCGCTGCCTGAAGGGGCAGAGCAGCCTCCACTCTTCTCTTCCTACAAACCCCGGGGGGAATTCTCCACCCCCATCACTACTTCCGGCCCCCACGTTGTCCAGCCCAGTGGACCCCGGTACAAGCTGGAGGGCAACACTGTGCTCTACGGAGGCTGGCGCTTCTCTTACCGACTGAGatcctcttctgggctgcagatCTTTAATGTGCTCTTTGGAGGTGAGCGCGTTGCCTACGAGGTCAGCGTGCAGGAGGCTGTGGCACTCTACGGAGGACACACACCTGCGGGCATGCAGACTAAGTATATTGATGTTGGCTGGGGCCTGGGTAGCGTCACTCACGAGCTGGCTCCTGGCATCGACTGCCCAGAGACTGCTACTTTCCTGGATGCCTTCCACTATTACGACAGTGATGGCCCTGTCCGTTATCCACatgctctctgcctctttgagatGCCCACAGGGGTGCCGCTTAGGCGTCACTTTAACTCAAACTTTAAAGGTGGCTTCAACTTCTATGGGGGTTTGAAGGGGTATGTGCTGGTGCTACGGACAACGTCAACCGTCTACAATTATGATTACATCTGGGATTTCATCTTCTACTCTAACGGTGTGATGGAGAGCAAGATGTATGCCACTGGTTATGTCCATGCGACCTTCTACACCCCTGAGGGGCTGCGCCGTGGCACTCGCCTACAAACCCATCTGCTTGGCAACATCCACACCCACCTAGTGCACTACCGTGTTGACCTGGATGTGGCAG GCACCAAGAACAGCTTCATGACACTGAAGACAAAGCTGGAAAACATCACGAATCCCTGGAGCCCAGCTCACTCCCTCATCCAGCCCACCCTCGAGCAGACCCAGTACTCCTGGGAGCACCAGGCTGCATTCCGCTTTGGACAGACTCTTCCCAAGTACCTGCTCTTTAGCAGCCCCCAAAAGAACCGTTGGGGCCACAGGCGCAGCTACCGCCTGCAGATCCACTCTATGGCTGAGCAGGTGCTGCCACCAGGCTGGCAGGAGGAGCGGGCTGTCACTTGGGCCAG GTACCCCCTGGCTGTGACGAAGTATCGGGAATCTGAGCGTTACAGCAGCAGCCTCTACAACCAGAACGACCCCTGGGATCCGCCTGTGGTCTTCGAGGAGTTCCTTCGGAACAACGAGAACATTGACGAGGAG GATCTGGTGGCCTGGGTGACAGTGGGCTTCCTGCACATCCCCCACTCAGAGGATGTTCCCAACACAGCCACCCCTGGGAACTCTGTGGGCTTCCTGATCCGGCCTTTCAACTTCTTCTCAGAGGACCCATCCCTGGCATCTAGAGACACTGTGGTAGTGTGGCCCCAGGACAAAGGCCGCAACCAAGTCCAGCGCTGGATCCCCGAAGACAGGCACTGTTTGACATCTCCTCCTTTCAGCTACAATGGAACCTACAAGCTTGTGTGA